The region GCTCACGCTGGGCGTGCTCGTCGCGGCGCGGTGCCCGCGACAGCTCGTGCAGCCGCGTCACCAGCTCCTCCTGCGCGAAGTGCAGGGCGTAGGTCCGGGCCAGCGCGGGCAGCAGCTTGCGCTGGTGCGCCAGGTAGTCGAGGATGCGCACCTCCTGCTCGGGCGCGCCGTCGACGCCGGGCCGGGTGAACTGGCGCCGGGTGTCGGCGTAGCGCACCGCGATGGCCAGCGCGGCCTTGGCGGCGCCGCCCGCGCCCCCGGCCACGCTGATGCGGCCGCGGATCAGCGTGCCCAGCATGGTGAAGAACCGCCGGTTGGGGTTCTGGATGGGGCTGGAGTAGGTGCCGTCGGGCGCCACGGTGCCGTACCGGTTGAGCAGGTTGGCGCGGGGCACCCGCACGCCCTCGAACCACAGCCGCCCGTTGTCCACGCCGTTGAGCCCGGCCTTGGGGCCGCAGTCCTCGATCCGCACCCCGGGCATCGGGTCGCCGTGCTCGTCGCGGATCGGCACGAGCAGGGCGTGCACCCCGTGCTCCTCGCCGTCGGCGTGCAACTGGGCGAACACGACCGCCATGCGGCCGTCCCGGGCGGCGTTGCCGATGTAGTCCTTGCGCGCCGACTCGTCGGGGGTGTCGATCACGAACTCTTCGGTGACCGGGTTGTAGGTGGCCGTCGTGCGCAGGTTCTGCACGTCCGAGCCGTGGCCGGTCTCGGTCATCGCGAAGCAGCCGGGCAGCTCCACCGACATGACCCGCGGCAGGTACTCGGTGTGGTGCCGCTCGGTGCCCAGGGCGCGGATCGCCCCGCCGAACAGGCCCCACTGCACGCCCATCTTGACCATGAGGGACAGGTCGGCGACGAGCATCTCGAAGGCCACCACGGAGGCGCCGATGTCGTCCGCGCCGCCCACCGAGGCGGGGAAGCCGTACGCGGGCAGGTCGGTCTCGGCCAGTGCGAGCAGCTGCTTCAGGGTGCGCTCGCGGTGCTCCTCCACGGACAGGCCGTACACGGGGGCGTACAGCTCTCCCCGCAGGACGTCCCGGACGCGTTCGCGCACGTGGGCCCACCGGCCGTCCAGGAGGCCGCGGAGTTCGGCCTCGTCCACCCGCAACGCCTGTTCGCTCATGTCTTCCCCCTGCTGGTCCTCGTCGACGCGGCCCCCTCGTGCCTACCACCCGCGCGGCCGGAGGGGTCGGGAACACGCCCGGTACGGGCGTGTGATCCCAACCTAGCCCCAGGGTTCCGCGCCGGACCGGAGAGGTCCGCCGCCCCGGGGCCCACCCCGGGCGGGTCGCGGGGTCCGTGCGGGGATCGCAGGTCCGGCGGCCCCGGTGCGTCTCACTGCCGGAGAAGCCCGCGTGGGCGGCCGTCCGGTGCGGCCGCAGGGACCGCCGCCCGAGGGCCGCCGGTCTCGGGGCGGCTCAACCTCCGGAGACGCCCGTGCGGACCGCAAGGGCCCTCCTCACGCGGCCACGGGCCCCGGTGCGTCCTGGCCACCGGGCACGCCGGTGCGGGCGGCCGTCCCCGTACGGTCGCATGGACTGCCGGGGCGGTGGCCCTGGCACGCCTCGGCCACCGGAGGCGTCCGCGCGGGTCGCCGGGGCCGCGAGGGGACCGCCGGCCCGGCGGTCCCGGGGGCCTCAGCCTTCGGAGGCGGCCGCGCGGGCGGCGGCGGAGCCGGTCGGGTCCGGGCCGAAGGCCGCGCGCATCTCCCCGGCGGTGAGGCCGTAGCGGTCGAGCCCGTACCTGTGGCCGCCGGGGTTCCGGCGCCGGTCCCGCCGCGTGTACGCGAGCGTGCGGGCCCGGCTGTCCGCGTCGAACTCCTCGCCCAGGCTCCGCCAGACGCGTTCGGCCGCGCCGAGCGGGTCGGACGTCAGCTCGTCGTAGGGCAGGTCGAGGAAGCGTTCGGGGGCGCTCCCGCGCCGCACGGCCCGGGCGCGCTCGGCGGCCCGCGCCCAGATGTCCAGCCACTCGCGGCCGATCCGGCGCGGGTCCACCCCGCGGCAGTGCAGGCGCATCCCCGCCTCGGTCAGGCTCGCCCACGACGGCATCGCCCGGGCGGGGTCGCGGTCGGTCAGGACCACCACCGCGTCGGGGAAGACCGACAGCAGGACGTCCAGGTTGGGCAGGTGCAGCGGGGACTTGAGCACCCAGCGCCGTGCGGGCCGCCCCCACTGGAGCGCCTGGAGCTGCTGTTTGAGGTAGACGTAGTCGGGGGTGGCGTCGCGCCGCTCCAGCCACGCGCGGTAGCCGGGGACGGGGGCGCGGACGTGGTTGTTCAGGCCGTGCGGCAGGAGGAAGACGCACTCCTCCGGCTCCATGGGGTGCATGGGGTGGATCGTCGCGAAGCCCGGGCCCAGGGCGTTCATGCCCCGGATCTGCGTCCGGGCCGAGGCGAGGCGCTCGCGCCTGCCCACCGTGCGCTCCCCGGGCCTGCCCGTGTCGGGGACCGGGCTCAGCAGCTCCCACAGCATCGGGGCGCGGCCCCGGACGTGCCGGGCGAGGAGCCCGTGCCCGAACGTGGTGCCGGTCCGGGGCAGGCCGGTGATGAACACCGGCCGGTCGACGGTCTCGGCGGCGACTTCGGGGCGGGCGTCGAGCAGGTGGAGCATGCGCAGGCGCGTCTCCAGCCGCCGCCGGATCTCGCTCCGCAGGGCGAACCGGCCGACCGGGGTGAGGTCGGGCGACGTCTGCCAGGCGTCGTGGAGGACCTTCAGGTCGGACAAAAAGGGCTCGTCGGGGAGCCGGGGCAGGCCGCTGCGGGAGGAGGCCGCCCGCAGCGCGGCGTCGAAGGACCCCCCGTCCCCGGACCGCCCCTCGAACGGGGCGAGCAGCGCGTTCACGGGTTCCAGCCACCACGCGGGGCGCACGCTCTGAGACGGTCTCTCCACTGGTCCTCCTTCGGTCGCGGACGTGCGGCCACCGGATCAGACCACGGCGGCGGGCGCCGGCGAAAGAGGGGGAAGGGCCCTCGTTCAGGCGCTCACCGGGGCCGCGGCGGCGTCGTCCACGCGGCGCAGCAGGTCGTCCAGGGAGAGGTCGAGGGCGGCGGCGATGGCGGCGACGGTGAAGAAGGCGGGGGTGGGGATGCGCCCGCCCTCGATCTTGCGCAGCGTCTCCACGGAGATCCCGGCCTGCCGGGCCACGTCCACCATGGTGCGGTCGGCGCGGGCGCTGCGCAGCAGCCCGCCGAGCAGGCGTCCGCGTTCGATCTGGGTCTGGGTCAGCGGCTCTCTCACCATGCCGTCGAGTCTAGACTCCCGCCCCGGATTCCGCCGGTATAGGTATCCGATCGCCGGTCCCGAGGGCGCGGACGGGCGGTCCCGGGCCGCCCGACCAGCCGCGCGGCCGGTGCCGGGCGCCGCGCCCGGCACCGGCCGGCTCAGGCCAGGCCGGGGACGGCGAGCTCCAGGGTGCCGTTCTCGGCGTCGAGCAGGGCCGGGACGCCCAGCGGCACCGTCAGCTGGGCGGCGCAGTGCCCCGTCTCCAGCCCCCACAGCACCGGTACCCCCAGCGGGGCGAGGCGGTCGCGCATCAGGTCGGCGATCGCCCCCGGGTCCGGCGGGCAGTCGGTCCACGTGCCCAGCACCACACCGGCCAGGCCGTCCGTCCACCCGGTGCGCAGCAGGTGGGTGAGCATCCGGTCGACCCGCGCCACGTCCTCGCCGACGTCCTCCAGCATGAGGATCCCCCCGGCGGCCGACGCCCGGCTGTGCGGCGTCCCCAGGCCGTCGTTGAGCAGGCTCAGGTTCCCGCCGAACACCACCCCCTCGGCGCGCCCGGGCACCAGCGCGTGCGCGCCCGACGAGGTCAGCACCGTGCGCCGCTCCGGCTCGAACAGGGTCACGCGCAGCTCCTCCTGCGCCACCGGGTCGCCCACGAAGTACTTGGTACCGATCACCGGCCCGTGGACCGTCGCCACGCCCAGCTCCACCGCGAACGCCTCGTGCAGCGCCGTGACGTCGCTGAACCCGATGAGCGCCTTGGGGGCGGCCGCCCGCAGCGCCGCGAAGTCGAGCAGGTCCAGGGTCCGGTGCGCCCCGTCCCCGCCCCGCACACAGAACACCGCGGCCACGTCCGGGTCGCACCACGCCTCCTGGAGGTCGGCGGCCCGGTCGGCGTCCTCGCCCGCCAGGTACGGCAGCACGGGGTGCCGGTCGCGCACGTGCGCCCCGAACTCCACGGCCAGCCCCCAGCGGCGCAGTTCCTCGGCCGCCGTCTCCAGCATCGGCTCCGGGACCGGACTGCACGGCGCCACCAGCCGCACCCGGTCGCCCCTGCGCAGCCGCGGCGGCCGGACCCCCGCCGCCACCCCCCGGTCGGCCACCGCCGTCGGTTCCGTCACGTGTTCCCCCCTCATGGATCCCGGTATCGCCGCGCCCGCCTTGACGGCGCGCGCCCACCCATAACGCTCGGCCGCTCAGGCCCGCAGGAAGCGGTCCAGGGCCCGCACCCCGAACCGCAGCCCCTCCAGCGGCACCCGCTCGTCCACCCCGTGGAGCAGCCCCGTGTAGTCCAGGCCCTCCGGCTGCCAGGACGGCGAGAACCCGTAGCAGTCGATCCCCAGCCGCGCGAACACCTTGGCGTCGGTCCCGCCGGACAGGCACACCGGCACCACGTGCGCCCCGGGGTCCTGCTCCAGCAGGGCGGCGCGCAGCGCGGCGAACGCGGGCGAGTCCACCGGGGCGGACACCGGCGGCGAGGAGTGCGCGTACTCCCACGACACCCGGTCCCCGGTGAGCGCGTCCATCGTGCGCTCGAAGTCCGCGGCGGCCCCCGGCAGCACCCGGCCGTCCACCCCCGCGGTGGCCTCGCCCGGGACCACGTTGACCTTGTACCCGGCGGAGAGCATCGTGGGCGCGGCGCTGTTGCGCAGGGCGGGGGAGACCAGCGGGGCCGCCGTGCCCAGCCGGGCCAGCAGCGCCTCCACCGCCTCGTCGGTGTCGGCGTCCCCAGGGGTACGCTCCACCCCCAGGGCGGCGGCGATGCCGTCCAGGGCGGCCCGCACCACGGGGGTGGGGTGCAGCGGCCAGCGGTGGCCGGCGATCCGCACGACCGCCTCGGCCAGGCTCGCGACGGCGTTGTCCCGGGGTGGGCGCGACCCGTGCCCGGCGGTGCCCGCGGCGCGCAGCGTCAGCCAGGCGCTGCCCCGCTCGGCGGCCCCCACCGGGTACAGCCGCACGGTCCGCCCGTCGGCGCCGCGGGCGTACACGGTCTCGCCGCCGCCCTCGCCGACGGCCTCGGTGCAGCCCTCGAACAGGTCGGCGTGCCGCCGCACCAGGAACTCGGCGCCGTGCTCGGAGCTGTCCTCCTCGTCGGCGACGAACGCCAGCACGATGTCGCGGCGCGGACGCACTCCGGCGCGGGCCCATTCCCGGACGACGGCGGTGACCATGCCGACGGTGTTCTTCATGTCCACGGCGCCGCGCCCCCAGAGCGCGGGCAGCCCGGTGACGGGGCAGTCGGCGATCTCCCCGGAGAACGGGGGCACCGTCCAGTCGGCGGCGTCGGCGGGCACCACGTCCAGGTGGCCGTGGACGAGCAGGGCGGGCGCGTCCGGGTCGGTGCCGGGCACCCGGGCCACCACGTTGGCCCGGCGCGGCTTCGACTCCAGCACCACCGGGGCGAGCCCGGCGTCGGTCAGCGCCTCGGCCGCGTACTCGGCGGCGGCCCGTTCGTCCCCCTCGCCCCCGCCCCGGTTGGTGGAGTCCCGGCGGATCAGCCCCCGGGTGAGGACGACGGCGTCCTCACCGGCCCGGGCGGTGTCGGTGGCGGAGGAGGTGGGGGCCACGGCGCGGCCTTTCTGCGGTTCTGCGGTGCGGGAGGGTGTGCGGGTCCGGGAGGTGGACGCGGGGCGGCCGGTCAGCCGTAGTCCTGCTCCATCGCCTGGGAGATCATCGTGGTGACGGTCTTGAAGCAGCGGATCATCTCGTAGGCGTCCGGCGAGGTGTAGCGGACGCGGCGCGCCCCGGTCCGGGTGACCCCGGGGACGAGGGCGGCGGCCTGCGCCAGGTGGGCGGCGTCCACCTCGACCTCCACGGCCCGGGCGGCGGGCTCCGCGGGGTCCAGGCGCCCGGCGAGCAGGGTGGCCTTCGACGCGGCCAGCCGGATGTCCTCGGCGGTGCGCGCGGGCGGGCGGCAGCGGGCCGCGTACCGGCTCACGTACTCCTTGACCGCGACGGTGCGGGCGAACGGGGCGTAGGTCTCGGCGTCCTCGCAGGCGCGGTCGTCGCCGGTGACCAGGATGACGGGGGTGCCGTACTCGGCGACCACGGCGGCGTTGAGCCGGCCCTCGCTCGCGGGCTCCCCGTCCAGCCACACCCCGGTGACGGCGTTGGGGAGGTAGGTGTGGGCGAGCACGCCCTCCTCGCCCGCGCCGCAGTGGTAGCCCAGGAACACGGCGCCGTCGCAGTCGCCGTGCTGGACGCCCTCCACCATCGACAGCTCCTTGTGGCGGCCGGTGATCATGGTGGCGCGCCCGTCCAGCTCCTCCAGCAGCAGGTTGCGCATGGTGGAGTGGGCCTCGTTGACCAGGACCTCGGTGGCGCCGCCGTCGAACAGCCCGGCGATCGCCGCGTTGACGTCGCCCGTGAACATCGTCCGGCAGCGCTGCCACTGCTCCGTGCCGGGTTCGCAGTCGGCGGGCCAGGTGACGCCGGTGGCGCCCTCCATGTCCGCGGAGATCAGGATCTTCACCCGCCCGACACTAGCCCCCACCGCACTGACCGCGCCAGACATCGCCGGAACAGGCCCGGACTACCGGTCCCCGCGGATCTCCCGGACGTCCCCGGCGGCCTCCCGCACGCCGGGGTCGGGGTCGGCGGCCAGCAGGGAGATCAGGTCGCCGGTGCCGGGGGTGGACCACCCGCAGACCGCCCACACCAGGGCGGAGCGCACCCGCGGGTCGGGGTGGCCGGCCAGCGGGAGCAGCCGGTCCACGGGACCGCGCCGCCGGTGGCCGAACCCCTCCAGCGCCGCGCACAGCGCCGCCGCGTCGCCGTCGGCCGACGCCCGGTCGATGCGCTCCAGCAGCACCCGGGGCGGCGGCCAGGGGCCGTCCGCCGGATGGGGCCTGCGTTCGAGCAGTCTCCGCGATCCGTACGCGCCGCGCACCGGGCAGCCGGCGCACGTGCACGGCGGCCGCCCGTGGGCCCCGGGCAGGTAGCGCCAGCCGACCCCGCGGCGCACGGTCCGGACCGCGCGCACCTCCCGGGCGGTCACCGCCCGGGGCACGAACACCTCCCAGCCGCGCGGGTCCTCCAGCGCGGCGACGGCGCCCACGGCCCCGGCCGCGGTCGTCCGGCGCCCGGGGCCGCCGTAGTGCCCGACCAGGACGGGTTCGCCGTCGGGCAGCAGCAGGTGCACGGCGGCCATGCCCCGGGCGTCCTTCCAGCGGGACAGCTCGCGCAGCCACTGGTGGGTGAGCGTGTAGGAGGGCAGCACCGGGAAGCAGTACACCCCGCGCTGCCCGTCGCGCCCGGGGTTCGCGCGCAGCCCGGACCGCGCCGCGCGCCGGGCGGCCGCGGCGGGCGCCAGGTGGACGAACCGCGCCACGGGACCTCCGGGGGTGCGCTGGGAGGGGAGCCGGGGGACGGCGGCTACGGGAGGGTGAGGATCTCCGCGCCGGTGTCGGTGATGACCAGGGTGTGCTCGAACTGGGCCGTCCATTTGCGGTCGGCCGTCACGGCGGTCCAGCCGTCGTCCCACATGTCGTAGTCGACCCCGCCCAGGGTGATCATCGGCTCGATCGTGAACGTCATCCCGGGCACCATCTCGGTGTCCGCGCGCGGGTCGTCGTAGTGCGGCACCACCAGGCCGGAGTGGAACTCCGGGCCGACGCCGTGCCCGGTGAAGTCGCGCACCACCCCGTAGCCGAACCGCTTGGCGTACGACTCGATGACCCGGCCGATCACGTTGATCCGCCGCCCCGGGCGGCACGCCTTGATGGCGCGCATGGTGGCCTCGCGGGTGCGCTCCACCAGCAGGCGGTGCTCCTCGGACACGTTCCCGGCCAGGAACGTGGCGTTGGTGTCGCCGTGCACGCCGTCCTTGTAGGCGGTGATGTCGATGTTGACGATGTCGCCGTCGGAGACCACCGTGTCGTCCGGGATGCCGTGGCAGATGACCTCGTTGAGCGAGGAGCACAGCGACTTGGGGTAGCCCTTGTACCCCAGCGTGCTCGGGTAGGCGCCGTGGTCCAGCAGGAACTCGTGGCCGATCCGGTCGAGCTCGTCGGTGGTCACCCCCGGCACGACGTGCCTGCCGACCTCCTCCAGCGCCTGCGCGGCGATCCGCCCCGCCACGCGCATCCGCTCGATGGTCTCCGGGGTCTGCACGTCGCCCAGGACGCCCTCCACGGGGTGCTTCCGCCCGACGTACTCGGGGCGGACGATGTGGGAGGGGACCGAACGTTGTGGCGAGATGCGCCCGGGAACCAGCGGAGTAGTCATGGACACGGATTGTAGTTCGTGGCGCCGGCCGGCAGAGGCCGCGCGGGTGTGAGGAACACCCCCGCCCGGGTAGGTGACCGACCAGGAACGAGGAAAGGCGGACGCGGTGGCCGACGTACAGGATGACGGCTGGTGGTACTGCCTCAGGCACAACACCGTCGAGCACGGGGCCGGCTGCCCCAACCGGGAGCGCCTGGGGCCCTATCCGGACGAGGCCACGGCGGCGCGGGCGCTGACCATCGCCGCCGAGCGCAACAGCGACTGGGAGGACGAGGACGAGAAGGACGGGTGGTGAGGGGGCGCGCACCGGATTCCGAACCCGGTTCTGACAGGATCGGCGCATGACCGAAGTGAGCACACCTGAGACCACCGACATCACCGGGCGCACCATCTCCGTCCTGGGCGGGACGGGCGACCAGGGGCGCGGGCTGGCCCGCCGGTTCGCCCTGGCCGGGCACACCGTGTACCTGGGGTCGCGCAGCGCCGAGCGCGCCGAGAAGGCCGCCCGCGAGCTGGTGGAGGCCGAGTCCGCCGCCATCGACGTCCGCGGCCTGGACAACGCCTCCGCCGCGGCCGAGGGCGACATCGTCATCGTGGCCGTTCCCTGGGACGGGCACCGGGAGCTGCTGGAGTCCCTGGCCGGGCCGCTGGCGGGCAAGCTCGTGGTGGACTGCGTCAACCCGCTCGGCTTCGACAAGCGCGGCCCGTTCGCGCTGGACGTGCCCGAGGGCAGCGCGGCGGAGCAGGCCGCCGCGGTGCTGCCGGACAGCACCGTCACGGCGGCGTTCCACCACGTCTCCGCCGTGATCCTCCTGGACCCGGAGGTGGAGACCGTGGACCTGGACGTCCTGGTGCTGGGCGAGGACCGGGCCGCCACCGACACGGTGCGGGCCCTGGCCGAGCTCATCCCGGGCGTGCGCGGGGTGTTCGGCGGGCGGCTGCGCAACGCCCACCAGGTGGAGGCGCTCACCGCGAACCTCATCGCGGTCAACCGCCGCTACAAGACCCACGCGGGGATCCGGATCACCGGCCTGTGAACACCGCGGCGGGGCCGGGGGAGCGCCCCCGGCCCCGCGCCGCGCCCCGTCCGGGTCAGGACACCCAGCCCTTGACCTTCTCGATGAGCGCGGCCGGGTCCTCGCCCACCGGGATGACGTTGAGGCTGGTGACCCCGGCGGTGCGGAACGCCTCCACGCGCTCGCGCACGTACGACTCGGGGCCGACCATGTTGGTCAGCTCCACGAACTCCTCGGGGACGGCGGCGGCCGCCTCGTCCTTCTTCCCGTCCAGGTACAGGTCCTGGATCTTCTCGGCCGCCTCCTCGTAGCCGTAGCGGCGGGCGACGGTGTTGTAGAAGTTCTTGCCCTTGGCGCCCATGCCGCCGACGTACAGGGCGATCATCGGGCGCACGAGGTCGAGCAGCTTCTTGGTGTCCTCGCCCTCGCCGATGGCGAGCAGGCCGCCCGCGGCGATCTCCAGCCCGCCCAGCGACGCGTCGCGCCTGTCCCCGCCCGCCGCCAGGGCCTCGCCCCACACGGTGCCGGCCTTCTCGGGGATGAACAGGTGGGGGAGCCAGCCGTCGGCGATCTCGGCGGTCATCTCCACGTTCTTGACGCCCAGGGACGCCACGTAGATCGGGATCTCGGACCGCACGGGGTGGTTGATGATCTTGAGCGGCCTGCCCAGGCCGGTGCCCTGGTCGGCGGGCAGCGGCAGCCGGAACACCGGGCCGTCGTGGGTGAGGCGTTCCTCGCGCTTCCACACCTTGCGGCAGATCTCGATGGTGTCGCGGGTGCGGGCCAGCGGCTTGACGTAGGGGACGCCGTGGAAGCCCTCGATGACCTGCGGGCCGCTGGCGCCCAGGCCGAGGATCGCCCGGCCGCCGGACAGGTGGTCCAGTCCCGCGGCGGTCATCGCGATGAGCGTGGGGGTGCGGGTGTACAGGGGCAGGATCGCCGAGCCGATGTTCACGGTCTCGGTCCGGGCGGCGATGTAGCCCATGAGGGTGGCGGCGTCGAAGCCGTAGGCCTCGGCGACCCAGACGGTGTCCAGCCCGGCCTTCTCCAGTTCGACCACCTGGTCGACCGCGGCCTTGGGCTCGCCCGCGTACTGGAGCGGCATCGAGATGCGCATGCGTCCTCCCAAGGGCCGGGTGCCCCGGCCCGCGTAGGTGCTGGGATATGAGGCGACTCTACTCCCGAGTACGATTCGGTTCGTGTCCCGCCTCACATGAATCCGGCACCCCGATGCCCGGACCGCCCGTACACGGCGGACGCCGGCCGGGGCGGGTGCCCCGGCCGGCGTCCGTTGCGGGGGACGCCCCGCGGGTCAGCTCGCGTACGAGTGCTCCGCGTCGGGGAAGACCCCGTTGACGACCTCGTCGGCGAACGCCGACGCCGCGTCGCGCAGCGTGTCGTGCAGGTTGGCGTAGGTCTTGACGAACTTGGCCACCCGCGGGCTCAGCCCGGCCATGTCCTGCCACACCAGCACCTGGGCGTCGGTGGCCTTGCCCGCCCCGATGCCCACGGTCGGGATGCCCAGCTGCTCGGTGACCTGGGCGGCCAGGTCGCTGGGCACGCACTCCAGGACGACGGAGAACGCGCCCGCCCGCTCCAGCTCCTTGGCGTCCTTGAGCAGGGCGGCGGCGGCCTCGCCGCGGCCCTGCACCCGGTACCCGCCCAGCGTGTTCACCGACTGGGGGGTCAGGCCCAGGTGGGCCATCACCGGGATGCCCGCCGAAACGAGCAGTTCCACCTGCCGGGCGACGGCGTGGCCGCCCTCCAGCTTCACGGCCTGGGCGCCGCCCTCCTTCATGAACCGGGAGGCGGTCGCCAGGGCCTGCTCGGGGGAGCCCTGGTAGGAGCCGAACGGCAGGTCCGCCACCACCAGCGCCCGCTTGGTGGAGCGGGACACCGCGGCGGTGAGGGGCACCAGCTCGTCCACGGAGACCGGGACGGTGGTGTCGTAGCCGTACACGACGTTGGCCGCCGAGTCGCCGACGAGGAGGACGGGGATGCCCGCCTCGTCGAACACCCGCGCGGTGAGGGCGTCGTAGGCGGTCAGCATCGGCCAGGTCTCGCCGCGCCGCTTGGCGGCGGCCAGGTCGCGGATGGTGACGCGCCGGTTGGTGACCCCGCCGTACAGGGCGGAGGGGGTCTTGTCAGTGGTGCTCATGATGTCTTCCTCCGTTGTCTCGAAGCACCGCGTGGGTGTCCCCGGACGTGTGGACGAAATAGATGTGCGCCGCGCGGACGCGGCGGATGTGCGGCCCCGCGGGGCCGGGGGCGGTCGGGCTCCGGCCGCCGCCGTCGGCGGTGGGAAGGGCCGGGCCCGCGTGCCGTGTGTGCATCATCGCACGGTCGCGCGCGTCCGCTTCCTTCGGGATACAACCGGGACCCGGGGCGGGAACTTCCCCCGTGGCCCTCTCTCTCGGACGGGCGTGCGTCACGCCGCCCGCCCCCGCCGGGCGGACGCGGTCACCGGGAGCGCGCCGCGGGGACGGAAGGGCCCGGCCGCTACCATGGCGATCCCGTCGGGCGGGTCGTCCGCCCGCGCGCGGACGGGTTCGTGGAGAACGAGGGTGCTCACGTGGACGCTGGGACGGCTTATCGACGGCGGTGGGGCGGACTGGCGGTCCTCATCATCTGCCTGCTGGTGCTCGTCGCGGACAACACGATCCTCAACGTCGCCCTGCGCACCCTCTCCGACCCCGAGCTCGGGGTCGGCGCCAGCCAGTCCGAGCTGGCCTGGGCGATCAACTCCTACACCCTGGTCTTCGCCGGGATGCTGTTCACCTTCGGCGTCCTGGGCGACCGGTGGGGGCGTAGACGGATGATCACCGCCGGGCTCGCGGTGTTCGGCGCGGCCTCGGCGCTGTCCGCCTACTCCCAGAGCCCCGAGCAGCTCATCGCCGCCCGCGCGGTGATGGGCTTCGGCGCCGCCATGGTGATGCCGCAGACCCTGTCGATCATCACCGCCGTCTTTCCGGCCGAGGAGCGCGGCCGCGCCATCGGCCTGTGGTCGGGCTCGGTCGGGCTGGCCATGGCGATCGGGCCGTCGGCGGGCGGCCTGCTGCTGGAGAACTTCTGGTGGGGGTCGATCTTCCTCGTCAACGTGCCGTTCGTGCTGCTGGGCCTGGCCCTGATGTACTTCCTGGTCCCGGAGTCCAGGGACGAGGCCCCCGGCCGCCTGGACGTCCCCGGGGTGCTGCTGTCCGTCCCGGGCCTGGTCCTGCTCATCTACGGCATCATCACCGCGGGCGAGCGCTCCTCCCTGGCCGGGCCCGACGTGTGGGGCAGCCTGTTGGGCGGGGTGGCGGTCGTCGCCCTGTTCCTGTTCCACGAGTCGCGCACCGAGAACCCGTCGCTGGACGTGCGGTTCTTCCGGAACCCGCGGTTCAGCGTCGCCATGGCCACCGTCATGCTGATGTTCTTCAGCATGTCCGGGCTCATCTTCTTCATGAGCTTCTACTGGCAGAGCGTGCGCGAGTTCAGCCCGTTCGTCGCCGGGCTGCTGGTGCTCCCGGCCGCGGTCGGCCAGATGCTCCTGGCTCCGCTCAGCCCCAACCTGGTCCGGCGGTTCGGGCCGCGCGCCGTCGCCGCCACCGGCATCCTCATCGTCTGCGCCAGCCTGGCGTTCTTCACCCTGCTGGAGGCGGACACCCCGCTCTGGCTGATCCTGGTCTTCTTCTTCACCCAGGCCAGTGCCATGGCGGTGGTCCTCACCCCGTCCACCGACGCGATCGTCTCGTCGGTGCCGCCGGGCAAGGCGGGCGCGGCCTCGGCGATGCAGAACACCGTCCGCCAGGTGGCCACCGCCATGGGCGTCGCGGTGCTGGGGGCGGTCATCTCCTTCCGCTACCGGGCGGACATCACCCCGGCCCTGGAGGAGGCCGCCGCGCAGGAGGGAGCCGCCGCGCACCCGGGCGACCCGGGGCTGCACGCGGCGGGCGAGTCGATCGAGGCCACCATGGCCGTGGCCCGGAGCCTGGGCGAGG is a window of Nocardiopsis changdeensis DNA encoding:
- a CDS encoding sulfotransferase family protein, which gives rise to MERPSQSVRPAWWLEPVNALLAPFEGRSGDGGSFDAALRAASSRSGLPRLPDEPFLSDLKVLHDAWQTSPDLTPVGRFALRSEIRRRLETRLRMLHLLDARPEVAAETVDRPVFITGLPRTGTTFGHGLLARHVRGRAPMLWELLSPVPDTGRPGERTVGRRERLASARTQIRGMNALGPGFATIHPMHPMEPEECVFLLPHGLNNHVRAPVPGYRAWLERRDATPDYVYLKQQLQALQWGRPARRWVLKSPLHLPNLDVLLSVFPDAVVVLTDRDPARAMPSWASLTEAGMRLHCRGVDPRRIGREWLDIWARAAERARAVRRGSAPERFLDLPYDELTSDPLGAAERVWRSLGEEFDADSRARTLAYTRRDRRRNPGGHRYGLDRYGLTAGEMRAAFGPDPTGSAAARAAASEG
- a CDS encoding S66 peptidase family protein, with translation MRGEHVTEPTAVADRGVAAGVRPPRLRRGDRVRLVAPCSPVPEPMLETAAEELRRWGLAVEFGAHVRDRHPVLPYLAGEDADRAADLQEAWCDPDVAAVFCVRGGDGAHRTLDLLDFAALRAAAPKALIGFSDVTALHEAFAVELGVATVHGPVIGTKYFVGDPVAQEELRVTLFEPERRTVLTSSGAHALVPGRAEGVVFGGNLSLLNDGLGTPHSRASAAGGILMLEDVGEDVARVDRMLTHLLRTGWTDGLAGVVLGTWTDCPPDPGAIADLMRDRLAPLGVPVLWGLETGHCAAQLTVPLGVPALLDAENGTLELAVPGLA
- a CDS encoding acyl-CoA dehydrogenase, whose translation is MSEQALRVDEAELRGLLDGRWAHVRERVRDVLRGELYAPVYGLSVEEHRERTLKQLLALAETDLPAYGFPASVGGADDIGASVVAFEMLVADLSLMVKMGVQWGLFGGAIRALGTERHHTEYLPRVMSVELPGCFAMTETGHGSDVQNLRTTATYNPVTEEFVIDTPDESARKDYIGNAARDGRMAVVFAQLHADGEEHGVHALLVPIRDEHGDPMPGVRIEDCGPKAGLNGVDNGRLWFEGVRVPRANLLNRYGTVAPDGTYSSPIQNPNRRFFTMLGTLIRGRISVAGGAGGAAKAALAIAVRYADTRRQFTRPGVDGAPEQEVRILDYLAHQRKLLPALARTYALHFAQEELVTRLHELSRAPRRDEHAQRELESRAAGLKAVSTWHATATIQTCREACGGAGYLSENRIPQLKADSDIFTTFEGDNTVLLQQLTKGLLTNFQDSFGDLDTMGLARFMAGRVFETVIERTAAIPLIDRLIAASPGRDGADLYNRGWHLELFEDREEHIIEGLAGRLRRAGKDGGDAFEVFNRAQDHVLAAGRAHMDRVVLEAFVAGIDRCGDKATAKLLNRVCDLYVMSVIEEDRAWFLEHERLSTARTKAVTRAVDDLCRGLRPYAVQLVDAFGLRDEWLAAPIALGSEHRRQGDTAPARG
- a CDS encoding helix-turn-helix domain-containing protein, which produces MVREPLTQTQIERGRLLGGLLRSARADRTMVDVARQAGISVETLRKIEGGRIPTPAFFTVAAIAAALDLSLDDLLRRVDDAAAAPVSA
- a CDS encoding M55 family metallopeptidase, with protein sequence MKILISADMEGATGVTWPADCEPGTEQWQRCRTMFTGDVNAAIAGLFDGGATEVLVNEAHSTMRNLLLEELDGRATMITGRHKELSMVEGVQHGDCDGAVFLGYHCGAGEEGVLAHTYLPNAVTGVWLDGEPASEGRLNAAVVAEYGTPVILVTGDDRACEDAETYAPFARTVAVKEYVSRYAARCRPPARTAEDIRLAASKATLLAGRLDPAEPAARAVEVEVDAAHLAQAAALVPGVTRTGARRVRYTSPDAYEMIRCFKTVTTMISQAMEQDYG
- a CDS encoding M20/M25/M40 family metallo-hydrolase, which translates into the protein MAPTSSATDTARAGEDAVVLTRGLIRRDSTNRGGGEGDERAAAEYAAEALTDAGLAPVVLESKPRRANVVARVPGTDPDAPALLVHGHLDVVPADAADWTVPPFSGEIADCPVTGLPALWGRGAVDMKNTVGMVTAVVREWARAGVRPRRDIVLAFVADEEDSSEHGAEFLVRRHADLFEGCTEAVGEGGGETVYARGADGRTVRLYPVGAAERGSAWLTLRAAGTAGHGSRPPRDNAVASLAEAVVRIAGHRWPLHPTPVVRAALDGIAAALGVERTPGDADTDEAVEALLARLGTAAPLVSPALRNSAAPTMLSAGYKVNVVPGEATAGVDGRVLPGAAADFERTMDALTGDRVSWEYAHSSPPVSAPVDSPAFAALRAALLEQDPGAHVVPVCLSGGTDAKVFARLGIDCYGFSPSWQPEGLDYTGLLHGVDERVPLEGLRFGVRALDRFLRA